From the genome of Spinacia oleracea cultivar Varoflay chromosome 2, BTI_SOV_V1, whole genome shotgun sequence, one region includes:
- the LOC110790102 gene encoding probable chromo domain-containing protein LHP1 isoform X2, with amino-acid sequence MKKTKNSGGSGTTQSESNSLTHSHSLSESHPSLNDGFKELIPSPALDTQRVKSEEEEGEGEREIGYDDEEKEEDGDDDDDDDGEEDDEDDDDEDDEEAEAGEEAEERDGNGADVLIEGKTSAERKKLAEGFYEVESIRRKRICKGEPQYFIKWRGWPESANTWEPVDHLQTCPDVVEAYEERLRSGHKKNSRKRKRKFTQPKKKMQYSYGASKKHCEEIKRPRVAKSVGYKGTETVSPHVASNGKENSTQLFGQNSSGKNMDEHFLQSMAVEGDGLEHHQSNVNSVEIGQGNQRRGAKRRKSGSVRRFTQDMTSLNFDYLANTAPGNISSCDRVGEPTLGNSDAYRKKTFESSRNSAVITRLVKPISYSASVTNNVQDVLVTFAAMGSDGKELTVDNKFLKANYPHLLINFYEQHLRYSPS; translated from the exons ATGAAGAAGACGAAAAACAGTGGAGGAAGTGGGACAACTCAGTCCGAGTCAAACTCACTAACTCATTCTCATTCACTCTCCGAGTCACACCCTTCTCTAAACGACGGGTTTAAGGAATTAATACCTTCACCCGCCCTCGATACGCAGCGTGTTAAGTCGGAGGAGGAGGAAGGGGAGGGGGAGAGAGAAATTGGCTATGATGACGAGGAGAAAGAAGAAGACGGCGATGACGATGACGATGACGATGGAGAGGAAGACGATGAAGATGATGACGATGAAGACGATGAAGAAGCAGAAGCAGGGGAAGAAGCAGAGGAAAGAGATGGAAATGGTgctgatgttttgattgaaggTAAGACGAGTGCGGAGCGAAAGAAGCTTGCTGAGGGATTTTATGAGGTTGAATCAATTCGTAGGAAGAGGATTTGCAAG GGGGAGCctcaatattttattaaatg GCGTGGTTGGCCAGAGAGTGCGAACACTTGGGAACCCGTTGATCATCTTCAGACATGTCCTGATGTTGTTGAAGCCTATGAAGAGAG GTTGCGTTCTGGGCATAAGAAGAATTCTCGAAAGCGCAAACGGAAATTTACCCAACCAAAGAAGAAAATGCAATATTCTTATGGTGCTTCCAAGA AGCATTGTGAGGAAATAAAAAGACCCAGGGTAGCTAAAAGTGTTGGTTACAAGGGCACTGAGACTGTATCTCCTCATGTTGCTAGCAATGGAAAAGAAAACAGTACCCAATTATTTGGTCAAAATTCAAGTGGAAAGAATAtggatgaacattttttgcagTCGATGGCTGTAGAAGGAGATGGTTTAGAACATCACCAATCCAACGTAAACAGTGTAGAAATAGGCCAAGGCAATCAGCGCCGAGGTGCTAAGCGAAGGAAATCTGGTTCTGTACGAAGGTTCACACAGGATATGACATCACTCAATTTTGATTACCTTGCAAATACAGCACCAGGGAATATTAGCTCTTGTGATAGAGTTGGGGAGCCAACGTTAGGGAATTCTGATGCCTACCGCAAGAAAACTTTTGAAAGCTCTAGGAACTCCGCTGTTATCACGAGGCTCGTCAAGCCAATAAGCTATTCAGCATCTGTGACAAACAATGTCCAGGATGTTTTGGTAACCTTTGCGGCAATGGG GTCTGATGGAAAGGAACTtacggttgataacaagtttctCAAGGCTAACTACCCCCATCTG TTGATCAATTTCTATGAACAACATCTTCGATATAGTCCAAGTTGA
- the LOC110790102 gene encoding chromo domain-containing protein LHP1 isoform X1 produces the protein MKKTKNSGGSGTTQSESNSLTHSHSLSESHPSLNDGFKELIPSPALDTQRVKSEEEEGEGEREIGYDDEEKEEDGDDDDDDDGEEDDEDDDDEDDEEAEAGEEAEERDGNGADVLIEGKTSAERKKLAEGFYEVESIRRKRICKGEPQYFIKWRGWPESANTWEPVDHLQTCPDVVEAYEERLRSGHKKNSRKRKRKFTQPKKKMQYSYGASKSKLTPVKISLSNEHQNPAALDNSGQAHSQPGMVDVVVEHCEEIKRPRVAKSVGYKGTETVSPHVASNGKENSTQLFGQNSSGKNMDEHFLQSMAVEGDGLEHHQSNVNSVEIGQGNQRRGAKRRKSGSVRRFTQDMTSLNFDYLANTAPGNISSCDRVGEPTLGNSDAYRKKTFESSRNSAVITRLVKPISYSASVTNNVQDVLVTFAAMGSDGKELTVDNKFLKANYPHLLINFYEQHLRYSPS, from the exons ATGAAGAAGACGAAAAACAGTGGAGGAAGTGGGACAACTCAGTCCGAGTCAAACTCACTAACTCATTCTCATTCACTCTCCGAGTCACACCCTTCTCTAAACGACGGGTTTAAGGAATTAATACCTTCACCCGCCCTCGATACGCAGCGTGTTAAGTCGGAGGAGGAGGAAGGGGAGGGGGAGAGAGAAATTGGCTATGATGACGAGGAGAAAGAAGAAGACGGCGATGACGATGACGATGACGATGGAGAGGAAGACGATGAAGATGATGACGATGAAGACGATGAAGAAGCAGAAGCAGGGGAAGAAGCAGAGGAAAGAGATGGAAATGGTgctgatgttttgattgaaggTAAGACGAGTGCGGAGCGAAAGAAGCTTGCTGAGGGATTTTATGAGGTTGAATCAATTCGTAGGAAGAGGATTTGCAAG GGGGAGCctcaatattttattaaatg GCGTGGTTGGCCAGAGAGTGCGAACACTTGGGAACCCGTTGATCATCTTCAGACATGTCCTGATGTTGTTGAAGCCTATGAAGAGAG GTTGCGTTCTGGGCATAAGAAGAATTCTCGAAAGCGCAAACGGAAATTTACCCAACCAAAGAAGAAAATGCAATATTCTTATGGTGCTTCCAAGAGTAAGTTAACACCCGTTAAGATATCACTTAGCAATGAACATCAAAACCCTGCTGCTCTAGATAACTCAGGTCAGGCCCATTCTCAACCTGGCATGGTTGACGTTGTTGTAGAGCATTGTGAGGAAATAAAAAGACCCAGGGTAGCTAAAAGTGTTGGTTACAAGGGCACTGAGACTGTATCTCCTCATGTTGCTAGCAATGGAAAAGAAAACAGTACCCAATTATTTGGTCAAAATTCAAGTGGAAAGAATAtggatgaacattttttgcagTCGATGGCTGTAGAAGGAGATGGTTTAGAACATCACCAATCCAACGTAAACAGTGTAGAAATAGGCCAAGGCAATCAGCGCCGAGGTGCTAAGCGAAGGAAATCTGGTTCTGTACGAAGGTTCACACAGGATATGACATCACTCAATTTTGATTACCTTGCAAATACAGCACCAGGGAATATTAGCTCTTGTGATAGAGTTGGGGAGCCAACGTTAGGGAATTCTGATGCCTACCGCAAGAAAACTTTTGAAAGCTCTAGGAACTCCGCTGTTATCACGAGGCTCGTCAAGCCAATAAGCTATTCAGCATCTGTGACAAACAATGTCCAGGATGTTTTGGTAACCTTTGCGGCAATGGG GTCTGATGGAAAGGAACTtacggttgataacaagtttctCAAGGCTAACTACCCCCATCTG TTGATCAATTTCTATGAACAACATCTTCGATATAGTCCAAGTTGA
- the LOC110790103 gene encoding RNA polymerase sigma factor sigB: MTCLLPQFKCQPDTFSISSVLHPPSASSSATSLLRNRDLVCFRPQCAVSTPPPPTAAAETSIFDVEKLRLPYVESNSNSLSAFAQSTFLSTLGSPAEVKFDTALTAKLLIENEEAVIAAAAAEAVALARAAAKLAKDAALMAFNSQPTKPVSKLEGQSLHFSGAQLLENEQVGSMRNFEGSENSLREGDTVSEPADMEPTIEELQLLEVELDESITVRSTRQGERKARRARAAEKVASNVVSVKVGSNSRKKRTSVQEVDYSDPLRYLRGATNSSRLLTSSEETELSAGIQDLLKLEKLHDELKVRFGEEPSFVQWAAAAGIDQRTLRRRLNHGTFCKDKMIKSNVRLVISIAKNYQGSGMNLQDLVQEGCRGLVRGAEKFDASKGFKFSTYAHWWIKQAVRKSLSDQSRTIRLPFHMVEATYRVKEARKQLLSENGKQPNNEEVAEATGLSMKRLTAVLMTPKAPRSLDQKIGFNMNLKPSEVIADPEAETAEDLLTKQFMRQDLEKVLDTLSSREKQVIRWRFGLEDGRMKTLQEIGELMGVSRERIRQIESSAFRKLQNKKKTINLQQYMFL, translated from the exons ATGACATGTTTATTGCCGCAGTTCAAATGTCAACCTGACACTTTCTCCATTTCTTCCGTTCTTCATCCTCCTTCTGCATCTTCTTCTGCTACTTCCCTCT TGAGAAATAGAGATTTGGTCTGTTTTCGCCCACAATGTGCGGTGTCTACTCCACCACCACCCACAGCAGCAGCAGAAACTTCCATATTTGATGTAGAGAAGCTGCGTTTGCCTTATGTTGAATCTAATTCCAATTCACTTTCTGCATTCGCACAATCGACTTTTTTGAGCACTTTGGGTTCTCCAGCTGAG GTCAAGTTTGATACTGCGTTGACAGCAAAGTTACTGATCGAAAATGAAGAAGCTGttattgctgctgctgctgccgaAGCAGTTGCCTTGGCAAGGGCAGCAGCCAAGCTTGCAAAGGATGCCGCACTTATGGCCTTTAATAGTCAGCCAACAAAGCCAGTGTCTAAACTTGAAGGTCAATCACTTCATTTTAGTGGTGCTCAACTTTTAGAAAATGAACAAGTAGGGAGTATGAGAAACTTTGAGGGGTCTGAGAATTCTCTTAGAGAAGGTGACACGGTTTCTGAACCTGCTGACATGGAGCCTACAATCGAGGAGCTTCAACTCCTGGAAGTAGAACTTGATGAGAGTATAACTGTTAGGTCGACAcgccaaggagagagaaaggccAGGAGAGCAAGGGCTGCAGAGAAGGTTGCATCTAATGTTGTTTCTGTTAAGGTAGGGTCTAATAGCCGCAAAAAGCGCACATCCGTGCAAGAAGTGGACTATTCTGATCCATTGCGTTACTTAAGAGGAGCCACCAACTCCTCTAGGCTTCTTACTTCTTCTGAAGAGACAGAATTGTCAGCCGGAATCCAG GACTTGCTCAAACTAGAAAAACTGCATGACGAACTGAAAGTAAGATTTGGGGAAGAGCCGTCCTTTGTGCAGTGGGCTGCCGCAGCAGGTATTGATCAGAGAACTCTAAGGAGGCGTCTAAACCATGGTACTTTCTGCAAAGATAAAATGATCAAAAGCAACGTAAGGCTTGTGATATCGATTGCCAAAAATTATCAGGGATCTGGAATGAATCTTCAAGATCTTGTTCAG GAAGGATGTAGAGGTCTTGTTAGAGGAGCAGAAAAGTTTGATGCCTCCAAAGGTTTTAAGTTCTCAACTTATGCTCACTGGTGGATAAAACAGGCAGTTCGAAAATCCCTTTCCGACCAGTCAAGGACAATCCGCCTTCCA TTTCACATGGTTGAGGCAACTTATAGAGTAAAAGAGGCTAGAAAACAGCTGTTAagtgaaaatggaaaacaaccCAATAATGAGGAAGTTGCAGAGGCTACAGGACTGTCAATGAAAAGGCTAACTGCTGTACTAATGACTCCTAAggctccaaggtctttagaccAGAAGATCGGATTCAATATGAATCTTAAACCTTCG GAAGTAATAGCTGACCCTGAAGCAGAAACTGCTGAAGATTTGTTAACTAAACAGTTCATGAGGCAAGATCTCGAGAAGGTTCTAGATACATTGAGTTCAAGAGAAAAGCAGGTGATAAGATGGAGGTTTGGATTGGAAGATGGAAGAATGAAAACACTACAAGAGATTGGTGAGTTGATGGGTGTCAGTAGGGAAAGGATTAGGCAAATTGAATCGTCTGCGTTTAGGAAGCTGCAGAATAAGAAGAAAACCATTAATTTGCAACAATACATGTTCTTATAA